The Mercurialis annua linkage group LG2, ddMerAnnu1.2, whole genome shotgun sequence genome contains a region encoding:
- the LOC126668981 gene encoding uncharacterized protein LOC126668981: MFFLSPSTKDNNTTNTTLSSAKTSSPPFTIFPSSSSSPLKKYQSCIITTHPCSKHSQKMDIDRPHYRSNSNSNSTSTNTTTSELFICFTSRLSSSSSMKISSKSILSPGRCSREPTSQISLSTSLSRRLRTNGSMKGGQGQASPMFPSTKKRGCYENPEPSSPKVTCIGQVRVKTKKQGRKMRISRSQRQGGEVSFRRVDNNNNNTRQETNSTRQENNSTHQENVQQECLQQRNQKWVHFPLTICEALRAFSSEFNCFIPCRSSCLSSEKDNKQEKISSIGGNVGNGNVSSNGSRSCGAVFARWLVAVQEGEHEVKTREIELVVGEEDEEKEEDFTERRRSYRRHVFEEIEFSDEKFGGGDEKVEEDDEEGGRVSICVPPKNALLLMRCRSDPVKMAALANKFWEPSVSNDGEVNEAAEEQEDGDNIEGKKEEMGSNICDDSCVEVEEIKVGDQEMVQSEDLIELVACENDENEAILEEQEDGDGEVNQESRNGIDGVQEEQTEIQETLVEGLVQETEEIQENEENMDQESEKIQENEEGMDQETEKTQENEEGMVQENEYIQENENVNGSINQELEEVEAEVQSDEQNKELAIQQEIEATQNSCNVQEQNQEQQESLSIQEPEPDPEEGPEPEDLKTQEEETGMKSKERESQQSLLPDCLLLMMCEPKLSMEVSKETWVCSTDFIRWLPEPSRPPQVKKKDGGDQPKKRLSIDGNSNYNNNKHSNSNSKSNNPPLQGNFHQPPRSSCYYPGKPPARAAGAESMTKAIEKKLVGVKAYEPFMLKRCKSEPMRSAAKLAPEACFWNNRKLEPHPPAATLGVGAAGVGC; this comes from the coding sequence ATGTTTTTTCTTTCACCTTCCACTAAAGACAACAACACAACAAATACCACACTGTCCTCTGCAAAAACCTCAAGCCCACCATTCACTATTTTcccttcatcttcttcctcaccATTAAAAAAATACCAATCTTGCATTATTACCACTCACCCATGTTCAAAACACAGCCAAAAAATGGACATAGACAGACCCCATTATCGTAGCAACAGCAATTCCAACAGCACCAGTACTAACACTACTACCAGTGAGCTTTTTATTTGCTTTACTTCACGTTTATCTTCGTCCTCCTCCATGAAAATCTCTTCTAAATCCATTCTTAGCCCCGGCCGTTGCTCACGGGAACCCACATCTCAAATCTCCCTCTCTACTTCTCTTAGCAGAAGGTTAAGAACTAACGGTAGCATGAAAGGTGGCCAAGGCCAAGCTTCTCCTATGTTTCCTAGTACCAAAAAAAGAGGGTGTTATGAGAATCCTGAACCCTCTTCGCCTAAGGTGACTTGTATTGGTCAAGTTAGGGTTAAGACCAAGAAACAAGGTAGGAAAATGAGGATTTCAAGATCTCAAAGACAAGGTGGCGAGGTGAGTTTTAGGAGAgtagataataataataataatacccGTCAAGAAACTAATAGTACCCGTCAAGAAAACAATAGTACCCATCAAGAAAATGTTCAGCAAGAGTGTTTGCAGCAAAGGAATCAGAAATGGGTGCATTTTCCTTTGACTATATGTGAAGCTTTGAGAGCTTTTAGCTCTGAGTTTAACTGCTTTATTCCTTGTCGGTCTTCTTGTTTGTCCAGTGAGAAAGATAATAAACAAGAAAAGATTTCTTCTATTGGTGGTAATGTTGGTAATGGTAACGTTTCTAGCAATGGAAGTAGGTCTTGCGGGGCAGTGTTTGCGCGGTGGTTGGTGGCTGTGCAAGAGGGTGAGCATGAAGTTAAGACGAGGGAGATAGAGCTGGTGGTTGGCGAAGAAGACGAGGAAAAGGAGGAGGATTTTACGGAGAGGCGGAGGAGTTATAGGAGGCATGTGTTTGAGGAGATTGAATTTAGTGATGAGAAATTTGGAGGTGGTGATGAGAAGGtggaagaagatgatgaggaAGGTGGTAGGGTTAGTATTTGTGTTCCACCTAAGAATGCTTTGCTTTTGATGAGGTGTAGATCTGATCCTGTTAAAATGGCTGCTCTTGCTAATAAGTTTTGGGAGCCATCTGTTAGTAATGATGGTGAGGTTAATGAAGCAGCAGAAGAACAAGAAGATGGTGATAATATTGAGGGTAAAAAAGAAGAGATGGGTAGTAATATTTGTGATGATAGTTGTGTAGAAGTTGAGGAAATAAAAGTTGGTGATCAAGAAATGGTGCAAAGTGAGGATTTGATAGAGTTGGTTGCTTGTGAGAATGATGAAAATGAAGCTATTTTGGAGGAACAAGAAGATGGTGATGGAGAGGTTAATCAAGAATCAAGAAATGGTATTGATGGTGTTCAAGAAGAGCAAACAGAAATTCAAGAAACTCTTGTGGAGGGTTTGGTTCAAGAAactgaagaaattcaagaaaatgAAGAGAATATGGATCAAGAAtctgaaaaaattcaagaaaatgaaGAGGGGATGGATCAAGAAACTGAAAAAACTCAAGAAAATGAGGAGGGTATGGTTCAAGAAAATGAATACattcaagaaaatgaaaatgtaAACGGGTCTATAAATCAAGAATTAGAGGAAGTTGAAGCAGAAGTTCAATCGGACGAACAAAATAAAGAGTTAGCAATTCAACAAGAGATTGAAGCAACACAAAATAGCTGCAATGTTCAAGAACAAAACCAAGAACAGCAAGAATCATTATCCATTCAGGAACCTGAACCCGACCCGGAAGAGGGACCCGAACCCGAAGATCTGAAAACCCAAGAAGAGGAAACGGGTATGAAGTCAAAGGAGAGAGAAAGTCAACAGTCTTTACTACCAGATTGCTTGCTGTTAATGATGTGTGAGCCCAAGCTGTCAATGGAGGTATCCAAGGAAACTTGGGTTTGCAGTACGGACTTCATCCGATGGTTACCAGAGCCTTCAAGGCCTCCCCAGGTCAAGAAAAAGGACGGTGGAGATCAACCCAAGAAGAGGCTCAGCATTGACGGTAACAGTAATTATAATAACAATAAGCACAGTAATAGTAACAGTAAAAGTAATAATCCTCCACTACAAGGTAACTTTCATCAGCCACCTAGATCTTCTTGTTATTATCCTGGTAAGCCACCCGCTCGTGCGGCTGGAGCCGAGTCGATGACTAAAGCTATTGAGAAGAAGCTGGTCGGAGTCAAGGCTTACGAGCCATTTATGCTTAAACGATGCAAGTCGGAGCCAATGAGGTCTGCGGCTAAGCTTGCACCCGAGGCTTGTTTTTGGAATAATAGGAAGCTTGAGCCGCATCCTCCGGCGGCTACACTTGGAGTTGGCGCGGCTGGGGTTGGGTGTTGA